One region of Scophthalmus maximus strain ysfricsl-2021 chromosome 13, ASM2237912v1, whole genome shotgun sequence genomic DNA includes:
- the LOC118318715 gene encoding putative claudin-24, giving the protein MDTCACALELLGMLVFVGAWLCALATTLLPQWLTMSTALLPVESYELGLWETCVVQDVGGMECRAYDSLLGLSSDLKLARILMCASLTVGMLGILVAIPGLYLVNICKGRGGHRTKRTLTTLGGALGMVSGVLCLIPVSYMAHLAVIHFFDDKVPDVVPRWEFGDALFCGWVGGFLLIVAGLLLVTSGTCSQVEPQPAPQRRYQVMSREDVNCRKRTEYV; this is encoded by the coding sequence CGTGCGCCTGCGCTTTGGAGCTTCTGGGGATGCTGGTCTTCGTGGGAGCGTGGCTGTGCGCTCTGGCCACCACTCTCCTACCACAGTGGCTCACCATGTCCACCGCGCTGCTGCCCGTGGAGAGCTACGAGCTGGGCCTGTGGGAGACCTGCGTGGTCCAGGACGTCGGGGGCATGGAGTGCAGAGCTTACGACAGCCTGCTGGGCCTCTCCAGCGACCTCAAGCTGGCCCGCATCCTCATGTGTGCGTCCCTCACCGTGGGCATGCTGGGAATCCTGGTGGCTATACCGGGCCTGTACCTGGTCAACATCTGCAAAGGACGCGGAGGCCACCGAACCAAGAGGACTCTCACCACCCTCGGAGGCGCGCTGGGGATGGTCTCCGGAGTGCTGTGCCTGATCCCCGTCTCCTACATGGCCCACTTGGCCGTGATACATTTCTTCGACGACAAAGTGCCCGACGTGGTGCCCAGGTGGGAGTTTGGAGACGCCCTGTTCTGCGGCTGGGTGGGGGGGTTTCTCCTCATAGTGGCCGGGCTGCTTCTGGTCACCTCTGGCACGTGCTCCCAGGTGGAGCCTCAGCCTGCGCCGCAGCGGCGGTACCAGGTGATGAGCAGGGAGGACGTGAACTGCAGGAAGCGCACAGAGTACGTGTGA